GTTGCTTCATTACCCTTCTGTCACCATGTGCAGTTAGAAAAGTAAACTCATGTTACAGatgtcaaaactgcatttgactaaTCTTGAAGCAGGAGTACCTGATGGTTTTTAATACAGTATCTGAGTTAACCCGTCGTTCTTTACACTTGTTTTTCCTTTCACTTGCAGCCAATAAACGTGATGTTTAcgacaggtatggtaaagaagGCTTGATTGGAGGAGGCGGCGGAGGTACGAGTAATAAAATGTCAACTTATTTGCATGATGGGAATAATACTAGTTTAAACTCATTGCATTTTTGTTTGCTTATAAAACACTGGACTGAATTCCTCTGAATGTAAACTTTATTGCCATTTAGAATTGTACTTTTAAGTGTTAAATGTTACTGCCTTTTCCTATAGTCTATTTACAGGATCAGTTTGTTGTGCATTTTAGGTTATCTGTTTTGGTTAGCAGCTCTGCTGCAGGAACACGCCTAATTCTATATTGCagaccttatttaaaaaaaacaaaaaaaaacaaaacaaacaccaatagaTCTACATCCTAGAGCTCCCATAGAGAAACAGTAAACCAAAAGAAAATCCTTGTAATAGGAGGTACTGTTACTGCTGTAGTCACTTGTGCTTTAACAGGGTATGCAGTTTTATTTGCGCTCCCTTTGAGCCATTACAGGATAACATCTTCAGCATTTCAGTGTGATCTAATTATACGTTAATTTGTGTTTAATACTCACAAAGGGTGTCCCTTTTCTTCAGGTGGAGGACACTATAACAACGGCGGCTTCGGGTATGGATTTTCATTCCGCAACCCAGAAGATGTGTTCAGGGAATTCTTTGGAGGAAGAGATCCTTTTGCAGATTTCTTTGGTGGGTGACATTCTGTTCTGCTGTATATGAGTATGGATCTGGGGATGCACTTTCTCCCAACTTTAGGGAGCACTGGCAAGCTCTTCTAGTATGCGAGTACACTATGGTTGTCTATTACTATGCCAAAGTAAAGATGCAGCATGACCCGTGTATTTTGCCTTGCGAAATGTACAGTTTTAGTTTTTATCATTCTTCTATTAGGTTTGTCGGTACCATTTAGTTATGATCTGTATGATTCAGCATTTTTGGTTTTTTGTGTGTTCCGTCTGACCCAGCAGGCAATACAGAATCTTTGTGCAGAACCAAATAACTGGTGAGCACTTGCAGAGAACAGTTCCAGGACTGTATTGACTGGTCTTTTAATCTTCAAACAGTCCTGTGCCTCTTTTAAATGGGtactgttttaataatgtttttgtgttgctCAAGCGCTCAAAGGAACAAATATTGCACTAGGAAGTTGATTTAAGAGTTCTAAAATGCAGTACTAAAAATTAGTAATTTTGGTGTTAGTTTATATTTGGGTTTTAGTTTATATTTGGGTTTTCGGCACCCCTAGTGATGTTTATGGCAGTGCTGCTGGCCACTGGCTGCAGGACATTACTGTCCTGTTGCTATGATGCTGTGGGATgctaaatgaaaacacatttcagtGCGAGTCACTGATACCACTGAGCTGGCAGAAGCATATTTATCATTTGCCAAGCCCAGTGTTCGTGTGTCCGAGGTTAACCTAGTTGGTCAGCCAGCAGAGAGCCCATCTTGAGTGATTACATTTAATGGTCTTTCTTCAGCTGATCTTAATGGCAGCAGATCTCAATACCAGCACTGTTTCAGATCGGTGGAGCCTAGATATAGACATCAAATGCCCTGCATTCTGAAGATTTGAAGGATGAAGTGTCTGTAACCCAAAACATATGCGGTTCCTGTGTGGTTGATTGAAAAGGCCAGCTTCTTGATACAGTGCCAAACCAGTACTAACTATAGATGAAGGCTAAATCTGTatacaggctgcacaaaacaccTGGTCTTGGCTTTCTTGAAGCTGTTCCACTGGATGCAAGTTCAAAACTAATGCTGGTATTGCGTCAACACCTAAGTGTCAGTACTCCTCCATCATACATCATATCAGTGCTCATCCATCAAACTAGAAGGGACCATTAACACTTGAGTGTTGAATACTTTCGTATGGCTTTCAGGTCATTACTTTTATCAACCAAATCCCCTAGTCCTGCTGTGTGCAGGAAGTTTAGGACTGCAGTCGAATGAGCCTTTGCCATCCACCATGATCTACTGACCTGAGTTTTTCTTACATGAATCAATGTTTTGCATGACATCGCCTAATCTCTTGTTGAATTATTTAGAAAAGTACTAAGGAGAGGTTGTAACTAACACGTTCTACTTCAATCTGAACTGCAGTAGATGATCCTTTTGATGACTTCTTTGGAAACCGAAGAGGCAGTCGTGGCGTGAGCAGGAGCCGTGCAGGGGGCCCATTCTTCCATGGATTCGGTGGCTTCCCTCCCTTCGGTGCAGGGTTTTCTGGGTTTGATCCAGGTATTATTTACATCCGGTTTCTATGTGGCATATGGAAAACTAGGATATCTACAGATTTACCCAAATCGGCAGGTTTCATAAACCCTGATGAGCAGTAATCTTGGGCTGCTGAGTGTTACTTTGGGCGAGGTTGTCCAAAATGAGATTCATTGAAGTCTGTGAAGCCAGCAATTATGCTTACTTTTGATTAATTCCATTATCATGGTACCTGGTTCAGTAACATACTTCAATAACACTTTTGTTTAGGGATCTGTTCTAAGATTATAAATAATCTACAAACATGTTAAATATGCTATTAACAgtagaatatgattagaaatacGACTATTACACacttttgctgtttgttttttggtattgttttacGGATCACTgaactaaagtgttacccataCTTTTACATTCTGCTGGTAACATGAGTCTGAGTcatccttgtttttgttttttgttcctctctCTCAATTAGGCTTTACCTCATTCGGGCAAATGGGCGGCGGTGGATTTGCGTCGTTTTCTTCCACTTCatttggaggaggaggaggaggtgtagGCGGCATGGGTAACTTCCGATCAGTTTCATCATCCACCAAAATAATTAACGGCAGAAAAATTACCACAAAAAGGTGCGTGTTTCTAATTTTAAACCAGTTAAACTGGCAACTGTGACTTGAGGTGGTTGCTATATTGGAGTCATGTGACTTGTTCTGGTTTCTGGGTGATACTCGACGGTTCAAGATGGCTTCATACTCGGTACACAGACACGCGTGTTCTCTGATTCCTGAAGTTTGATCCTCGACTCGCTCTTTTCCCAGCTTCCCCTGCCATGGCTTGTCACTGCCGCATGGCTTTAACCATGTTATTGATACAGGCCACTTACATTGAGACGGTGTTTTTACAAGATTCTCTCAATAAAAATCCATTACAGGGGGTGTCCAGTAGAAATTAACCTTTTTTGCTGCCACTTTGCTTTTGCATCTCAGGGAATTTAATATACATCAAACATATTTCATACTGTAATATAATTACAGTATTATGTGttgattttcatttattttcttaaacttcAAAGTTATTTAGTTTGTGTAGTACCAGAGCCAGTGAGTTATTGGAGGGAAGTGTGGTAAAATAAAGAAGCATATATGTTTACATTTGATTTTACATACGAAGAAATCTGCCAATTTTTATAAGTTTGAAAATATCCTAAGTAATTGTTTTTGATATAATATTCTAATCAAAAGTTGTCAATGGGCCTGTAGAAACTGAAATCCTTATCATGAATGCTGATTGGGAATGTCCTCCTGATTTTCTAAATGCGTTTTTCATACAGAGCTGTCTCTTTATGAAAATGCTACAGACTAGTGCTTCCAAAAAGACATGTGACATATGAATTGAGCTGTGTGATCCTTGCCAAATTGCTTAGTCATAAGAATATCCTGTCTTGTATAACATGCAATTCAGGGATTGAAATCAGAttccttttgcatagcagttgcacccatcccaggttttaatacaggcttcattagccacagtgtgaatgtaacaagctcaggtgtgtcatattaaactcatAGGCATGGATTAATTGCTATgcaatagttttatttccatccctgcacctCTTCTATACTACCCAGTCACAATCTCCATTGTAAACTATATatagaatacataataatatagaATACTATTAACCAGCTATATAATGCGATGCCCGTCTAACACACATGAATTCTTTCAATATGTAGAAAAGGGTATGTGCTGTAATCTTAATGACTAGTATAAAATCTTTCTTTTAACCTGTTTCTTTCAGAATCCTAGAGAATGGCCAGGAGCGAGTCGAGGTTGAGGAAGACGGGCAGTTAAGATCTCTCACTATAAATGGTAAGGAGCAGCTCCTACGGTTGGATAACAAGTAGCTCCACGCAGCCCGTTTGAGTCAAAGTGAATGCTTCAACAATGTTCACCTGTTCTGTTTAATATAAGGAGGTTGTTTTGGAAGATACCTTGAACGGACTGTATTTCCACAATTTACCCAACGTATTTCTGAATTGGAGCCTGTGAGATGTTGCGTTTTTTTCAAGTTTACTTTTGTTGGGACCATATTCTACTAGTAGGACCATAATattcctgtttgtttgttcattttgatgtatttttttttctgtaagcaCTTTGCTGTGTTGCATTTCTTTCCTTAGGTGAagcatgatgtgtgtgtgtttgtttttttttttgttttttttttgctttcagacTAGAAAATTGAACCCTGCTTTaatattaaactgttttacaattctCTAACTTGTCTTTTTTTGTACATGCTATTAATAATGATGTTAATAAGTTAATAGTATtaatatgcattgttttatttttgtttaaacaagcCAACGGTGATTCATTTCTGCATGAATGCCAATACCAAGCGCTGTTAAATATGTTTAATGTTGCTGTTGCATAACCAGGCTTAATGCAGGAAATGAACAtattaaacacaattaaaaaaaaaaaaaaaaaaaaaaaattctgtaattTGCAAAACAAGTAACTTGGAATCAATAAATTGTTTGTTACATCCTTCCTAGGGATGTTGTAATTGTGGAGTCTGTGTGATGATTTAGAAGTACCATGAAGCTAGCACTTGATATCTAGTACCCTGCTCAAGGTGCCCAATAACACACATAGCCAATCGGAGCTGCAGGAAGTAGTAGAGGAGAGAGGATCAGCTTGGAGGGGAAGCGAaagctgggggtggggggtgtgatCAACTCGCAATTGAGTCAAAGCAATGCAGGCAGAGAAAGGTAAGCTGCTTTATATCATGGTCCAA
The Acipenser ruthenus chromosome 3, fAciRut3.2 maternal haplotype, whole genome shotgun sequence genome window above contains:
- the LOC117394384 gene encoding dnaJ homolog subfamily B member 6-like isoform X1, encoding MMDYYQTLGVQRNASQEDIKKSYRKLALKWHPDKNPDNKDDAERKFKELSEAYEVLSDANKRDVYDRYGKEGLIGGGGGGGGHYNNGGFGYGFSFRNPEDVFREFFGGRDPFADFFVDDPFDDFFGNRRGSRGVSRSRAGGPFFHGFGGFPPFGAGFSGFDPGFTSFGQMGGGGFASFSSTSFGGGGGGVGGMGNFRSVSSSTKIINGRKITTKRILENGQERVEVEEDGQLRSLTINGVTDEDALADECRRRGQYSLPAQSPHTRYLRNGNQNDEEEEHGMQAGGPGLARGVTPDIALTPAEERPAGRSLHRHIDSKRKKLRQKEEAKKKKTSRLTHRAGTSF
- the LOC117394384 gene encoding dnaJ homolog subfamily B member 6-like isoform X2, which gives rise to MMDYYQTLGVQRNASQEDIKKSYRKLALKWHPDKNPDNKDDAERKFKELSEAYEVLSDANKRDVYDRYGKEGLIGGGGGGGGHYNNGGFGYGFSFRNPEDVFREFFGGRDPFADFFDDPFDDFFGNRRGSRGVSRSRAGGPFFHGFGGFPPFGAGFSGFDPGFTSFGQMGGGGFASFSSTSFGGGGGGVGGMGNFRSVSSSTKIINGRKITTKRILENGQERVEVEEDGQLRSLTINGVTDEDALADECRRRGQYSLPAQSPHTRYLRNGNQNDEEEEHGMQAGGPGLARGVTPDIALTPAEERPAGRSLHRHIDSKRKKLRQKEEAKKKKTSRLTHRAGTSF
- the LOC117394384 gene encoding dnaJ homolog subfamily B member 6-like isoform X3, translating into MMDYYQTLGVQRNASQEDIKKSYRKLALKWHPDKNPDNKDDAERKFKELSEAYEVLSDANKRDVYDRYGKEGLIGGGGGGGGHYNNGGFGYGFSFRNPEDVFREFFGGRDPFADFFVDDPFDDFFGNRRGSRGVSRSRAGGPFFHGFGGFPPFGAGFSGFDPGFTSFGQMGGGGFASFSSTSFGGGGGGVGGMGNFRSVSSSTKIINGRKITTKRILENGQERVEVEEDGQLRSLTINGVTDEDALADECRRRGQYSLPAQSPHTRYLRNGNQNDEEEEHGMQAGGPGLARGHIDSKRKKLRQKEEAKKKKTSRLTHRAGTSF
- the LOC117394384 gene encoding dnaJ homolog subfamily B member 6-like isoform X4, with product MMDYYQTLGVQRNASQEDIKKSYRKLALKWHPDKNPDNKDDAERKFKELSEAYEVLSDANKRDVYDRYGKEGLIGGGGGGGGHYNNGGFGYGFSFRNPEDVFREFFGGRDPFADFFDDPFDDFFGNRRGSRGVSRSRAGGPFFHGFGGFPPFGAGFSGFDPGFTSFGQMGGGGFASFSSTSFGGGGGGVGGMGNFRSVSSSTKIINGRKITTKRILENGQERVEVEEDGQLRSLTINGKEQLLRLDNK